AGAGAGACAAGAAACCCACCAGACTACTGTTCCCAAAAATGCCTTTTACATTTTATAGCACAACAACTCAAAACTGGAGATAATTTAAATTGACTTATTTATTACAATTATCTTATTAGTTGCTATTCCAGAACTATTGATCACTGTGGCCTCAAACAATTCTATGTTGTTGCAATATCAGGCTACTTAGCAAGTCTTTTTGCATAAACCTGCAGGATTCAATTCATTAAACTGAGTTTTTAATTTGGGGTTTATTTTGCAGTTTGCAAAATCTGGGTAAGTTAAAACATGTAAACCTATTTAACTACTCAAAGCAAAACTGACTATTTATTGTAACTTTCTAGATTCTATTCATAATAGGCAAGGTGATTATAAAGAAATATATTTTTATGAACAATTTTAAATTGCTGAAACCTTTTTCATGTAGTGAAACATCGTAAGATATGTCACAGGTGCCTAATTAAGCAAAATTTGAAACTGAGCCACATAAAGGGTTTAGTAGGGCAGATGATCAAAAGGTTGGTCAAACAATAATTTTAAACAGAGCATCATGGAACAGAAGAGTTAGAGCtctggagagggaattccagagactAGAATTTAGGTAGCTGAAGGCATGTGAAGCACTGGTGGAACAACTGAAATGCTGAAAGGTGCAAGTGGCcagagatggtgatgagctgcaatCTCAGAGGATGTTCAAGGTGACAGAAATTCTGACAGGTGAGGTGATGGAGggttttgaaaaacaaaaaaaaggtgagTTTTACGGAAGGTGTGTCATTGGTAAATCAAAAAGTCAATACAGTTCAGTTTGCATTGAAATGGGTGAAATTGGATTGGGTTGTGAATTTGATCTTGAGAAGTTTTGGAGGAACTCAAGTTTATGGAGGGTGAAAGATGGGAGGgaataattataacatttaaatggtCAAACTTAGAGGTGACAAAGGCATGGATTAAGTACTGCTATTATGTAAATGCCACATGCATTGACTTACCTGAAAGGGCCAGTGCTTCAGCAGATCTCATAGTAGGTTCTATTGAAATACCAGGCGCCTGTGATTCAGCAGGTGCACAAGCATAAAATGATCCAGTCACTTGGTAACCTGAAACCATGAGAAAACCATTGGTTTAAAATGCAGCTTGTAACAATTAAAGTGGCATTGTATGACCTATCTAAATTTAAAAGTAATGCAGCAGTTACATTAACTAGACGTGCTTTTCAATTTTGTTAAACATATTTGCTATTTGTGGAGATTGCAGAGGGAAAAGGAACgcaaggggcaacgttttcatgcaagGTGTGGTGCGTGGATGGAATaggctgctagaggaagtggtggaggtaggtatAATTACACGTTCAAAAAGATACtgagatgggtacatgaattggaaaggtttagagggatccaggccaaatgggatgagattaagtagggtatctggttggcatagatgggttggaccaaaagggcctgtttccttgctgtacaactcATTGATTTAATTGCAATAGATTTGCATAATTAACTTCGGAGGGCTGATTGATCTCTTCTGTTAACATTCCAATGAGTCAGCGGCAATATGTTCTACATTAGAAGTAAACATTTTGATCTGTTAGGGAAATTACTTTATCCCAATACATATGCAAGTGAGTTGGGCATGGTTTAAATTGTTTAGTTAGGTAATGTATGACAGCAGATTTCTGAAGAATTTTAAGAGTCattgaagtatagtcactgttgcaatctagccaacaagttctgaggaagggtcaccagaccagaaacattaactgaatttttttctttacagatgctgcaagacttgctggccatttccagcaatttctgtttttgttgttgacaaATTTACCACACTTAGCTCCCATAAACAGCCACGTGGTAATGACCAGATTATCTACTTTTCTGGTATTGGTTGAAAGATTAGTGTCGGCCAGTTTACTGGTGTTAGCACTCTGCTCCCTCTTCAAATCAGTGCTTTGAGTTtctaaaaacaacaaaaaaaacctgcctcCTTAAGTGTGCAGATTGTTTTAAATTGTGATGCTATCATTCAAAATAGAACACCTTCAATAGTGCAGCACTAGAATGCTGACTTTCTCTTCTCAGGTTCAAGCTGTGATCTGAAAGTCCAACTTTCCAAGTAAGAGACAAGAGTGCTACTAACTAAGCCACTGCTGACACAAACTTAAATTTAGCAATGACTGGACCAAAGAATAACTTCTTAAAgccagttttaaaaaaatcctacTAATGCTGTGTGTTAGCTGCTCTTTGTTCCACCTTACATATATTGAAAGTAAAAATGAGAGCGACAAGCTGAACAAATTCATTGTACTGATAATATTGGTAGAGTTACTCAGAAGCCAGTCTTACAAAAGTTACAGCAGGATGAGAAGAAAGGTTTTTGCAGGTTAGATCATATTCATTGGTTTTCAGGTTGAAGTGAAGATAGTTGTCTGCACTTAGAATCAGTCCTACAAGTGAGGAAGCACAGGTTTTTCCACACAGATAGCCTAATTATTTTAATCTTAGTTGGATTCCATTATGCAAGATATTACAAACCATTCTTACCATTATCGCAACCAGGTCCTTGCCAGTGGTGGTTTCGTGGAGGAAATGGCACAGTTGGGCACTGATAAGAGAGTTCTGGATGTGGCTGTTCATAATCTCTCCAGCCACGTTCATGTTGTACAATATAGTTGGGTATCTGAAAGCCATAAGAAAATATTTATTGTTCCATGTTTTCCACTCAAAGAAGTGGAGAATGTTAATTGCCATCTGAGATGTTTCAAATTCAGGGAGCTCACTTACCTGGGGTGGCATTGATGGATATGTAGGGTACGAATGGTGGTTAATCGATATCGGTGGACCTTCCATGCTCATTTGCTTTGATCCTCCTTGAGGAAAAAAAGGTAAAATCTTAGGATGAGTAAAGACATAGGAATTAAATAAGTAAAGGAAATTTCTGCAATTTTCCATAATCTTAAGTTATCCAGAGATGGTATGAAGACATTATGATTATATTCGTTTAATCTTATCCATTCTACTCTCCGAGCTTTTAAAAAACTTCAATTGAAAGATCATGTTAGTGGGAGCAAATACCTTTTTTGGCTCCTTCTGGAATAATTTTGTACACTTTGTATGGATCGGAGATGTCAAGTTGACTGCGATCAACCAATTCCTCAAAATCATTGCTCTTGTTTAAGGCACATCTCAGTCTAGTCTTCCAAGTTGGGGGGTCTGGCTTGTCAATTCCCTCACGAAATTTGCCTTTGAAAAGTGCCCAAGCCTTGGGAGAAATGATTTGGTAAGAGTGAGTTAGCAAAGCACCAACATTCACTCCATTTCATAAACATTGTTTCTGTATAAAAACAGTAGGATAAATTATTTACCAGGATGTACACAAGACAAATAATGGGGATGCTGGATATAAGAAAGAAACTTTACTCCCATAAAATGCAAAGAGTGAAATGCTTCAGCATACTGAAAACTACTGTGATTATGAatggattaatttttttttaaaaaaagatagatTGTTCATTTTAATTTGAAAGTATTTTTCTCCACTGTCTCTTACCTGCCATCATTCAAAAGCATTATATACACCGGTAATTAAGGGATGTACTGTGTATTCCAAGTTAAATGATTGGTTATCTATATTCAGCTTAACTATGGTTAATTGTTTGGTAAAAGAGAAATTAAGTTTTGCTGAAAAAAGTAAACATTTAATTGTCCCTTCAATGGGGTAACTTGTAATACAATTTAAAAGGAACACTTACAGTTATACTATATGATATGTGTGCTAATTGGTACATGAGTAGATTCTGATTGGTAGCAGCATTGCTGTGGGAGATGCACCAGTTAATGGTGAATGATAGTTAACTGACAGGCTATAATTAATGTAAGGAGGGGGTTAACATATTTATTTTTGTTACCTTTATATATACACACTTTTTTGATGGATAGTGGGGAAATTAGCAGACTAATTCTAAAAATGTTGAATTACAGCACAAACAATCCTTCCTTGGCCATCAAGTCCTGCAATTGAACATATACCCATGGTTTATATCCTGGAGACAGGGCACTATCTATAGAGCTCCATAATGAATGTGAAAATGGTGAGCCAAACTATAAACAAAAAATGTGTGGTATCTTCGTGGTTGGGGCATTGTCACTTTGGGAAATTACACATCCTAATTTTCTACGACCTGACATTAACAGTGTATTAACATTATTCAGACCATTAGGTACTATCCAAGCAAAACCGAGTCTTGAGACTCAAACAATCTGCTGAAAACATGGCTTCAAATAATAGTGTGATCGGGTATATGAttggaacaaaaaaaagtgtaCTTTGCTTAAATCATACTGATCAAATAGCCATGCATTTTGAAGCGATAATAATTCACTGGAAGCTCGGGAAAGCCCCAAGTATGTTTTAATTAGAAACAAGCTTTCTCCTGTGACCCCGTTTGCAAAGAAACTATAATGACCCGTGGGAATAAGTCATTATAAATATCTCGTATTTGTATGTGCAGTGAGTCACTTCAGTGACTTTAAAATTCACCGGCCAATGTCTTCAGAAATACTCAAACACTTTCTTGGCAATGATGTAGTTTCCCTGAAACAAAAGACTAAGGTTTACCGGTGTTGCTGTCCAGTTCCACCACAAGATGTGAACTTAGACCACAATTATTCATGCACGCCTACTAAAGTCTCGTTGTAGCTTTCCTGAAAGTAAAGGCAGTTCTGTGCAAGTCACCGTGTAATAGAAAGCAACCTGATCCACCACCATCGCCTACCACTGTGGGCTTATCGTGACGACTGAAATGGTAATGCCCCGTTTGTCCGAAGGCCTCATTTATCCGAAATACAACACAAGTAGCTGGAGGTGGCTCTCCCACGACACTGCTTTGATGACATGTGCAAGATCACATGGGATCACAAGACAGCATAAAGAGCCGTTGTAGAAACAGGGAGGTCTGCAGTAAACAGGGAACACAGTGAACGTGGAGGCGAAGCCGGTATGTAACGGTCAGGATGAGACGCAGATAATTTCATTCGAACCCACTGATTTATGCAGCAGGCCAATTAATCACACGCACAATTACATAGAAGAAAAAGCGGAAAAAGAGGCTGTGacattaaagttttttttcttaaaagaggaaattaacacCTTCCCCCtatgagagaaaaagagaaaaatcagaagtTAGACAGAAAACGAAGAAACTCGAGAGATGAGGTGCACTGTTACCTTGAAAAGTGCCGCGTCCTCCTCTCGGTTGTAATCCTGTTTCCCTGCGTGTTTCCAAGGAATGCGGAAAATCGTCTTGTCTTCATTCTCCCAGACCAGCCCGGGATATTTCCCACTATCAATCTGATCAATCAACCACTGGCGAAGTTTGCCGTTTCCGGAAGTCACTGGAGCCATGTTGCAGTCTGAATCCATATTCATGTCTAGATAATGTgtcatacagagagagagagagacagagagactcaTGAAATAAAAAGGCACATGCAACCATATACTGTCACGTCTTAGGGCGCGTAAATAAAATATTGATCATACAAGGGCATTCACTGCAGGAAAAGTTGTACGAAACCTGCagagcattttaaaacaaaatcacatggGACACCTCTTAACAGCTAGCAGTTCTACCTAAACGTACGATCATTTGAAATCCGATTAAAGTGCACGCACGAAGCCAGGCTTCACTCTCTCGCCCGCAGCCAAGCTATTTTCAcataataataattttaaatgaaGCCCTAAATGTTGAGGAGTAGCTGACAGTCACCCCATCAGTGTCTGATCCTAAAACAAAATTCGGCTGTATCTTGCAATAAGAACTCCCAGCGAAGTCATCCAGTTGCCTCTTACCTGGGGACTTGCTGTGTTTCAAGTTTGATTGACTGGTTACGATGAAGCAGATCCACTCAGCACAAGCACTGAAAAGGAACTTTCTCTTATATACAAGAGTGCTGGGAGGCGGGACTGCTGCTAATCAATCACAGGCTGTTTTTACAGAAGTGTCACGGACAAGAGGAAACAAAAATCCCCAGCGGCGCACAACATTGCTCCATTTCAGAGTACGAAACATTGTTAACGTATTTGTTTGTCAGAAGAATTTGACAGATCGGCTTTTTTTGGGGGTGcgtgtgtctttttttttacctGAGCAGTGGAAAAACTACGCATAACATTTCTCAGGAATACAGTCACAAATTTTCAGTCAGAATTGGATACTATTCATATACCTCAGTGTGCAATTGCCTTGGAAATGAAATTGCCATAAATTATATATCAAAGGAACGGAGTCAATCTTATAGTGCAGTGATTTAGTCAATTGAAAGTTTCCAAATATTTCCTCAGACTATCAGTTATCTGCCCTGTCACTGCAAACATCGAGTTGACCTCTCCCTGGGCAGTTTTAAAGTGTTTCAAAAAAATGGCCTATTTGGGTTCCTGAAAGTCACCAATGACTTCGAATGGAGTTTGCAACGTTGAACCACTCAACCTCAGGGATCTTGGTTCCCAAGTCTGGCAGTGAGACCACCTCTGCCATTGACCCCCAGCGTCCCCCAGGGGCGCAGTTGAAGAGGCTCAAAAAAGGATCCCCACTCGTATCTCGCTATTGAAATAATGCTCCACGGCTGCAGCCAGATTGGCTGTCCGGCTAACGTGCAgagaaaaataataaacaaaagaAGTAcggatactgaaaatctgaaacaaaacaaaagcaaacagaCGTTGCTAGAGAAGCTCGCTAAGTAGGTCTGCCAGTATCTGTGATAGAGAGTGGAGTCAGCGTTTTGGGTCCAGGGTACCGCCTACAGGCTGACCTGAAAAGGATCACTGGATCTAAAatgttttctcaccacagatgctgctagacgcAGGGATAATTGTCAGTGGGTGGAACTTGGGATAGTAACGCCGAGCCAGAAGGAACATGTCTGCAGGAAATAATTGCAGCACATGACAATTTTGGGGGTGGAGAAATTCTGTTTTCTAACAAGTGTTCGTGTGTTTTTCTGACCAAGCGGTGCCAGTTTAGATAGTTCCAGACGTATACAGAATATATGGATATATTGAATGTATGCTTTGGAGATGCACTTGCAATTACATGGAAGCGTGGTGGAAACACTTAACCGGATTAGAATTTTATTAAGAACCAATTCAGTACCGCCACCTCCTGGGCATCTCTCCAAGGGTCCATTCATGAACCGGTCATCCATCTTTTGCAAAATCCACCGGCGTTCCATCAATCCCAATCCCCTCTCCCTTCCACTCGGGCTTCACTCCCCAAAACCCCATTCCCCCAGTGACGGTAATATACTAGACTATATTTCCATTGTAAAGCATCCCCCTCCCCTGGAAGCATTCGTTTCTGTCAAGATATGGACTTCAATTTCACCTAATTGGAGAAAATAGTATGACACATTTGCGTCCCAGTTGTTTATACGGAAGAATTTGTCTGTGGTTAGAAATTCTAACATTGAATTATTTGTTATCTTCTCGGTGCTTTTTTTTCTGGTCACATCAGTTTATCTGAGCTTCAACCAGTTGCTAGTTTCATTTCCAAGAAGTGCTTTTGTTGTTTTTCATCCGTCATATTTTATCACTCTATTCTGAGAGGGAAAAATCATTTCCTTGTGGAAACGTGTGAGGCGGGAGGGGAGGAGACAGAGAAAAGCCCAACAAAATCCAACATTTCCGCTTTGGCTCCGAACGTGCGTTCTCTCTTCTGCGATAATTACCTGGATGTCTCAAACATAGGCTCAGCTTCAAGTTCATTACAGGGTGACATGCATGACAGTGCAACTGGTTTGGCGTATCCCTCACCCCCCAAATTCGCTTAACTTTTCAGAGTTAGATCTGGGATTTGGGAAAGAACTGTAGTTGCCATTACTTGCAGAATTGGCTAAATTTGTTTCAGATTAGGAACCTGCAATTCGGATTTTAATgaataggagcagaaaagatAGATTTGTGCACAATACCCATTATTTAAATGCATGGAAAAGGCTCAGTATGGATAGTGTGGAGGAAATGAATTCTTAACTAAATATTTGATGCGCAGTGCATTAAAATAACTGCATTAAGCCGCAGCATTTTACATATCTCACTAACCAAATTAAACGAGGTGT
The sequence above is drawn from the Stegostoma tigrinum isolate sSteTig4 chromosome 2, sSteTig4.hap1, whole genome shotgun sequence genome and encodes:
- the LOC125465481 gene encoding interferon regulatory factor 4-like produces the protein MNMDSDCNMAPVTSGNGKLRQWLIDQIDSGKYPGLVWENEDKTIFRIPWKHAGKQDYNREEDAALFKAWALFKGKFREGIDKPDPPTWKTRLRCALNKSNDFEELVDRSQLDISDPYKVYKIIPEGAKKGGSKQMSMEGPPISINHHSYPTYPSMPPQIPNYIVQHERGWRDYEQPHPELSYQCPTVPFPPRNHHWQGPGCDNGYQVTGSFYACAPAESQAPGISIEPTMRSAEALALSDCRLHIFLYYRETLVREVTTTSPEGCRIAHGQDDKLFAASNIDQVLFPYPDSNSQRKGIEKLLSHLEKGVLLWMTPDGLYAKRLCQSRIYWEGPLAPYSDRPNKLERDQVTKLFDTQHFLAELQSYAHHGRSLIPRFQVVFCFGEEFPDPQRSRKLITAHIEPVFARQLYYFTQQNSGHLLRGFEIPDHVNSPEDYHRSIRHSIQD